One window of the Salvia miltiorrhiza cultivar Shanhuang (shh) chromosome 6, IMPLAD_Smil_shh, whole genome shotgun sequence genome contains the following:
- the LOC130989829 gene encoding transcription factor DICHOTOMA-like isoform X2, whose amino-acid sequence MFGRNPYLIPPRSAPGPVDLDGVEILLHHHHHHYPEAFPGLYLAHAHAAEDGGVGVGAEAEAEASAPPARKQAGAKKDRHSKINTAQGPRDRRVRLSIGIARKFFDLQEMLGFDKPSKTLDWLLTKSKTAIKELVQSASGNSSPSACEMISSENGGEYSNANRRKDKAAAPSVAKESRAKARARARERTLEKMCIKQLGGDRCDASDLNASSSFQCRNNQQLEFLQLSAGSSTAAGFRDHPVYHFPSPPPTQDLIQESVVIKRKNKINSNNPSSLLGFQQNLVLNSNYMIPSAANENWDNVFGQSNLHAAFDHHKFFNSSNI is encoded by the exons ATGTTTGGCAGGAACCCTTACCTCATCCCGCCCCGTTCCGCCCCCGGCCCCGTCGACCTCGACGGGGTCGAAATCTtgctccaccaccaccaccaccactacCCCGAGGCCTTCCCGGGGCTCTACCTCGCCCACGCCCACGCCGCCGAAGACGGCGGCGTGGGCGTGGGCGCCGAGGCCGAGGCCGAGGCCTCGGCGCCCCCCGCGAGGAAGCAGGCGGGGGCGAAGAAGGATCGGCACAGCAAGATAAACACGGCGCAGGGGCCGAGAGATCGGCGGGTCCGCCTCTCCATCGGCATTGCGAGGAAGTTCTTCGATCTTCAGGAGATGCTGGGCTTCGACAAGCCCAGCAAGACGCTCGATTGGCTGCTCACCAAATCGAAAACCGCCATTAAAGAGCTGGTGCAGAGCGCCAGCGGAAACTCCTCCCCCTCTGCATGCGAGATGATCTCTTCCGAGAACGGAGGTGAATACTCCAACGCCAACCGGCGGAAGGACAAGGCGGCGGCGCCCAGCGTCGCGAAGGAGTCGCGGGCGAAGGCGAGGGCGAGGGCGAGGGAGCGGACCCTCGAGAAGATGTGCATCAAGCAGCTCGGTGGAGATAGGTGTGATGCTTCTGATCTCAACGCCTCATCATCGTTTCAATGCAGGAACAATCAACAGCTTGAGTTTTTGCAGCTCTCTGCAggctcctccaccgccgccggaTTCCGCGACCATCCCGTTTATCATTTCCCCTCGCCGCCGCCCACGCAAGACCTAATTCAAGAATCGGTGGTGATCAAACGCAAGAACAAGATTAATAGCAATAACCCTTCCTCGCTTTTGGGGTTTCAGCAAAATCTTGTGTTGAACTCAAACTACATGATCCCATCCGCCGCCAATGAGAATTGGGATAATGTTTTTGGGCAATCCAACTTGCATGCCGCCTTTGATCACCACAAGTTCTTCAATAg CTCAAACAtatag
- the LOC130989829 gene encoding transcription factor DICHOTOMA-like isoform X1, whose amino-acid sequence MFGRNPYLIPPRSAPGPVDLDGVEILLHHHHHHYPEAFPGLYLAHAHAAEDGGVGVGAEAEAEASAPPARKQAGAKKDRHSKINTAQGPRDRRVRLSIGIARKFFDLQEMLGFDKPSKTLDWLLTKSKTAIKELVQSASGNSSPSACEMISSENGGEYSNANRRKDKAAAPSVAKESRAKARARARERTLEKMCIKQLGGDRCDASDLNASSSFQCRNNQQLEFLQLSAGSSTAAGFRDHPVYHFPSPPPTQDLIQESVVIKRKNKINSNNPSSLLGFQQNLVLNSNYMIPSAANENWDNVFGQSNLHAAFDHHKFFNSSSNI is encoded by the exons ATGTTTGGCAGGAACCCTTACCTCATCCCGCCCCGTTCCGCCCCCGGCCCCGTCGACCTCGACGGGGTCGAAATCTtgctccaccaccaccaccaccactacCCCGAGGCCTTCCCGGGGCTCTACCTCGCCCACGCCCACGCCGCCGAAGACGGCGGCGTGGGCGTGGGCGCCGAGGCCGAGGCCGAGGCCTCGGCGCCCCCCGCGAGGAAGCAGGCGGGGGCGAAGAAGGATCGGCACAGCAAGATAAACACGGCGCAGGGGCCGAGAGATCGGCGGGTCCGCCTCTCCATCGGCATTGCGAGGAAGTTCTTCGATCTTCAGGAGATGCTGGGCTTCGACAAGCCCAGCAAGACGCTCGATTGGCTGCTCACCAAATCGAAAACCGCCATTAAAGAGCTGGTGCAGAGCGCCAGCGGAAACTCCTCCCCCTCTGCATGCGAGATGATCTCTTCCGAGAACGGAGGTGAATACTCCAACGCCAACCGGCGGAAGGACAAGGCGGCGGCGCCCAGCGTCGCGAAGGAGTCGCGGGCGAAGGCGAGGGCGAGGGCGAGGGAGCGGACCCTCGAGAAGATGTGCATCAAGCAGCTCGGTGGAGATAGGTGTGATGCTTCTGATCTCAACGCCTCATCATCGTTTCAATGCAGGAACAATCAACAGCTTGAGTTTTTGCAGCTCTCTGCAggctcctccaccgccgccggaTTCCGCGACCATCCCGTTTATCATTTCCCCTCGCCGCCGCCCACGCAAGACCTAATTCAAGAATCGGTGGTGATCAAACGCAAGAACAAGATTAATAGCAATAACCCTTCCTCGCTTTTGGGGTTTCAGCAAAATCTTGTGTTGAACTCAAACTACATGATCCCATCCGCCGCCAATGAGAATTGGGATAATGTTTTTGGGCAATCCAACTTGCATGCCGCCTTTGATCACCACAAGTTCTTCAATAg CAGCTCAAACAtatag